A window of the Athene noctua chromosome 31, bAthNoc1.hap1.1, whole genome shotgun sequence genome harbors these coding sequences:
- the ATG4D gene encoding cysteine protease ATG4D — MSAGPKRGGGEDGGPGTPPGAEEGARVRGRFLSAWNSVRYGWTVRTRPHFSKLSPLHLLGRVYRLGAEEDLARFQRDFTSRLWLTYRRGFPALEGTPRTTDGGWGCMLRSAQMLLAQGLVLHLLGRDWTWPEALLEVEAGSRRRWDTAGPPPRDGAGPPRTPPGWRQEPPGWTRDPSGSAREPPGWTRDTPGRSRNPPGALQDPPGWQWNSPGSPQEPPRAPPREAERRHRAIVAWFADHPRAPFGIHRLVELGRDAGKKAGDWYGPSIVAHILRRAVETCPETRGLSVYVSQDCTVYKGDVAGLVAPALEPRQRRAVVVLVPVRLGGETLNPIYVDCVKELLKLKSCVGIIGGKPRHSLYFIGFQDDFLIYLDPHYCQPFVDTSRENFPLQSFHCGSPRKMAFGKMDPSCTIGFYAGGERDLEELCADLARVLTPPLAPERYPIFTLAEGQAPDHGLEPPPAPRPPPPPQPPRAGKRPKKPGADEFVFL; from the exons aTGAGCGCGGGGCCGAAACGGGGGGGGGGCGAGGacggcggccccgggaccccccccggggctgaGGAGGGGGCGCGGGTGCGGGGCCGCTTCCTCTCGGCCTGGAACAGCGTCCGATACG GCTGGACGGTGCGAACGAGGCCCCATTTCAGCAAACtctcccccctccacctcctGGGCCGCGTCTACCGGTTGGGAGCCGAGG AGGATCTGGCCCGTTTCCAGCGGGATTTCACCTCCCGGCTGTGGCTGACGTACCGGCGGGGCTTCCCGGCGCTGGAGGGGACCCCCCGCACCACGGACGGCGGGTGGGGGTGCATGTTGCGCAGCGCCCAGATGCTGCTGGCCCAGGGCCTCGTCCTGCACCTGCTGGGCAGGG ACTGGACGTGGCCTGAGGCGCTGCTGGAGGTGGAGGCCGGGTCGCGGCGGCGGTGGGACAcagcgggaccccccccccgggatGGAGCgggaccccccaggacccccccaggatGGAGACAGGAGCCCCCAGGCTGGACACGGGACCCCTCAGGATCAGCCCGGGAACCCCCAGGATGGACACGGGATACCCCAG GACGGTCACGGAACCCCCCAGGAGccctccaggaccccccaggATGGCAATGGAACTCTCCAGGATCCCCTCAGgaacccccccgggcccccccccgggagGCGGAGCGGCGGCACCGCGCCATCGTGGCCTGGTTCGCCGACCACCCCCGGGCACCCTTCGGCATCCACCGCTTGGTGGAACTGGGCCGGGACGCCGGGAAAAAAGCCGGGGATTGGTACGGCCCCTCCATCGTCGCCCACATCCTCCG GAGGGCGGTGGAAACCTGCCCGGAGACCCGCGGCCTCTCGGTCTACGTCTCGCAGGATTGTACCG TTTACAAGGGGGACGTCGCCGGGCTGGTGGCGCCCGCGCTGGAGCCCCGGCAGCGTCGCGCCGTCGTGGTGCTGGTGCCGGTGCGGTTGGGGGGCGAGACCTTGAACCCCATTTACGTGGATTGTGTCAAG gagctgctgaagctgAAATCCTGTGTCGGCATCATCGGCGGCAAACCCCGGCACTCGCTCTACTTCATCGGCTTCCAGG atGATTTCTTAATCTACCTGGACCCTCACTACTGCCAGCCCTTCGTGGACACCTCCCGGGAGAACTTCCCCttgcag tccttCCACTGCGGCTCCCCACGGAAAATGGCCTTTGGGAAGATGGATCCCAGCTGCACCATCGGCTTCTACGCCGGCGGCGAGCGGGACCTGGAGGAGCTCTGCGCTGACCTGGCCCGT GTCTTGACCCCCCCCTTGGCGCCGGAGCGTTACCCCATCTTCACGCTGGCGGAGGGACAAGCACCGGATCATGGCCtggagccccccccagccccacggccccccccgccgccgcagcccccccgcgctGGCAAGCGCCCCAAAAAACCCGGTGCTGACGAGTTTGTTTTCCTctga
- the KRI1 gene encoding protein KRI1 homolog yields the protein MPEPELRVNAAFAERYRRYRRREELQRLQDRYGDSGDSSSSETDSSGDEVALDPRLERDFYRTLALLKTRDPRIYREDATFYSQRDSSSGSDAEEEEEEEERPAKPMYLKDYERKVVLEKEGKYVDEEDEEAEEAAAERRKRAASRSYAEEQRELKESFRAFVADSEEEEEEEGGGSALLRRRNRTAEEKEQEEEDYIRWLKGQGEAPPEPLQDLVPLQQYWTDPALDPGERFLRDYILNQGYRQEEEEEEDEGASPPRLADSSDEGELFLARQEDFERRYNFRFEEPDAEQVQTYPRAIPTSVRRRDERRKEKREQIRERKRKEKARKREELKQLKNLKREEVAARLERLREATGNAAVGFAPTLLQEDFDPAQHDRLMAECFGDDYYGLGEEEKPQFEEEEGLDDNWNWDAWTGREEGEHEPHCEDPDFVMDADYNPEAPPPKRRQPPALGKQRRKTRFREAVEREKPTFDPAASTFEQYLEEFYHLDYEDLVGDLPCRFKYRSVLPCDFGLTTDEILAADDKELNRWCSLRKTCMYRSEQEERQDQANYSRRAQNTWKKQQIFKSLMAEPEEPAPAAKPKVGKKRRDKRKRAEESGTSEPPPKPEGAPPHPTTRPPQPGGARRRGSAPLGPAVRLGGRDFSGKRLEAFGLNPRRLRYRQLLRQQRKKGGAAAGGGKAPRA from the exons ATGCCGGAGCCGGAGCTGCGCGTGAACGCGGCCTTCGCGGAGCGGTACCGGCGGTACCGGCGGCGCGAGGAGCTGCAGCGGC tgcaGGACCGTTatggggacagcggggacagcTCCAGCTCCGAGACCGACTCCAGCGGGGACGAGGTG GCCCTGGACCCCCGCCTGGAGCGGGACTTCTACCGGACCTTGGCGCTGCTGAAGACCCGGGACCCCCGGATCTACCGGGAAGACGCCACCTTCTACAGCCAACGAG aTTCCTCGTCGGGGAGCgatgctgaggaggaggaggaggaggaagagcgcCCGGCCAAGCCGATGTACCTGAAGGACTATGAGAGGAAGGTGGTGCTGGAGAAGGAGGG CAAATACGTggatgaggaagatgaggaggcTGAAGAGGCAGCGGCTGAGCGGAGGAag CGAGCGGCCTCCAGGAGCTACGCAGAGGAGCAGCGGGAGCTGAAGGAGAG ctTCCGAGCCTTCGTGGCTGAcagtgaagaggaggaggaggaggagggcgggggcTCGGCCCTGCTCCGACGGCGCAACCGGACAGCGGAGGAGAAG gagcaggaggaggaggattacATCCGCTGGCtgaaggggcagggggaggcccCCCCGGAGCCGCTGCAGGACCTG GTGCCCCTCCAGCAGTACTGGACCGACCCCGCGCTGGACCCCGGCGAGCGCTTCCTGCGCGATTACATCCTCAACCAGGGCTAccgccaggaggaggaggaggaggaggacgaagG ggcGTCCCCCCCCCGCCTGGCCGACTCCTCGGACGAGGGCGAGCTCTTCCTGGCCCGGCAGGAGGATTTCGAACGTCGTTACAATTTCCGCTTCGAGGAGCCCGACGCCgagcag gTGCAGACGTACCCCCGGGCCATCCCCACCTCGGTGCGGCGCCGGGACGAGCGGCGGAAGGAGAAGCGGGAGCAGATtcgggagaggaagaggaag GAGAAGGCGCGGAAGCGGGAGGAGCTGAAGCAGCTGAAGAACCTGAAGCGGGAGGAGGTGGCGGCGCGGCTGGAGCGGCTGCGCGAGGCCACCGGCAACGCCGCCGTGGGCTTCGCCCCCACCCTCCTCCAGGAGGACTTTGACCCCGCCCAGCACGACCGGCTGATGGCG GAATGTTTCGGCGACGATTATTacgggctgggggaggaggagaagccgcagtttgaggaggaggaagggctggatg ACAACTGGAACTGGGATGCCTGGACGGGCCGGGAGGAGGGGGAGCACGAGCCCCACTGCGAAGACCCCGATTTTGTG ATGGACGCCGATTACAACCCAgaagccccccccccaaaacggCGGCAGCCCCCGGCGCTGGGGAAGCAGCGGCGCAAGACGCGGTTCAGGGAAGCGGTGGAGCGGGAAAAGCCGACCTTTGACCCAG ccgccagCACCTTCGAGCAGTACCTGGAGGAGTTTTACCACCTGGACTACGAGGACCTGGTGGGGGACCTGCCCTGTCGCTTCAAGTACCGCAGCGTCCTCCCCTGTGACTTCGGCCTCACCACTGACGAG ATCCTGGCAGCTGATGACAAGGAGCTGAACCGCTGGTGCTCCCTGCGCAAGACCTGCATGTACCG CTCGGAGCAGGAGGAGCGGCAGGATCAGGCCAACTACAGCCGGCGGGCGCAGAACACTTGGAAAAAGCAACAGATCTTCAAATCCCTCATGGCTGA gccTGAGGAACCGGCGCCAGCGGCCAAACCCAAGGTGGGGAAGAAACGGCGGGACAAGCGGAAGCGAGCGGAGGAGTCGGGAACCTCAGAGCCCCCCCCAAAGCCCGAgggggcccccccgcaccccacaacgcgccccccccagcccgggggggccCGACGGCGGGGCTCAGCCCCCCTGGGCCCGGCGGTGCGGTTGGGGGGCCGGGATTTCAGCGGGAAGAGGTTGGAAGCCTTCGGCCTCAACCCCCGGCGACTGCGGTACCGGCAGCTGCTGCGGCAGCAGCGCAAAaaggggggggcggcggcgggggggggcaaagCCCCCCGGGCCTGA
- the AP1M2 gene encoding AP-1 complex subunit mu-2 isoform X2: MAASALFILDLKGKPLISRNYKGDVGLGEIEHFMGLVLQREEEGALTPLLTHGKVHFLWIKHANLYLVATTKKNGNASLVYSFLYKVVEVFCEYFKELEEESIRDNFVIVYELLDELMDFGFPQTTDSKILQEYITQEGNKLETGKSRVPTTVTNAVSWRSEGIKYKKNEVFIDVIESVNLLGLLLGVGWGNGVSANGSVLLSEVVGTIKLKVFLSGMPELRLGLNDRVLFELTGRGKNKSVELEDVKFHQCVRLSRFDNDRTISFIPPDGDFELMSYRLNTQVKPLIWIESVIEKFSHSRVEIMVKAKGQFKKQSVANGVEIAVPVPSDADSPKFKTSAGSARYLPERNLVIWTIKSFPGGKEQLMRAHFGLPSVEKEEEEGRPPISVRFEIPYFTVSGIQVRYMKIIEKSGYQALPWVRYITQSGDYQLRTS; the protein is encoded by the exons ATGGCCGCCTCCGCCCTCTTCATCCTGGACCTCAAGGGGAAG CCGCTGATCAGCCGCAACTACAAaggggatgtggggctgggggagatcgAGCACTTCATGGGGCTGGTGctgcagcgggaggaggagggggccctCACCCCCCTCCTGACCCACGGCAAGGTCCACTTCCTCTGGATCAAACACGCCAACCTCTACC tGGTGGCCACCACCAAGAAGAACGGCAACGCTTCCTTGGTCTACTCCTTCCTCTACAAGGTGGTGGAG GTTTTCTGTGAGTATTtcaaggagctggaggaggagagcatCCGCGACAACTTCGTCATCGTCTACGAGCTCCTGGACGAGCTGATGGACTTCGGCTTCCCGCAGACCACGGACAGCAAGATCCTGCAGGA GTACATCACGCAGGAGGGCAACAAGCTGGAGACGGGCAAGTCCCGCGTCCCCACCACGGTGACCAACGCCGTGTCCTGGCGCTCCGAGGGCATCAAGTACAAGAAGAACGAGGTCTTCATCGACGTCATCGAGTCGGTGAACCTGCTg gggctgctgctgggggtggggtgggggaatggg GTGAGCGCCAACGGCAGCGTGCTGCTGAGCGAGGTGGTGGGCACCATCAAGCTGAAGGTTTTCCTCTCGGGGATGCCCGAGCTGCGCCTGGGCCTCAACGACCGCGTCCTCTTCGAGCTGACGGGAC gAGGCAAGAACAAGTCGGTGGAGCTGGAGGACGTGAAGTTCCACCAGTGCGTCCGACTGTCCCGCTTCGACAACGACCGCACCATCTCCTTCATCCCCCCCGACGGGGACTTCGAGCTCATGTCCTACCGCCTCAACACCCAG GTGAAGCCGCTCATCTGGATCGAGTCGGTCATCGAGAAGTTCTCCCACAGCCGCGTGGAGATCATGGTCAAG gcCAAGGGCCAGTTCAAGAAGCAGTCGGTGGCCAACGGGGTGGAGATCGCGGTGCCAGTGCCCAGCGACGCCGACTCCCCCAAGTTCAAGACCAGCGCAGGCTCTGCCAGGTACCTCCCGGAGAGGAACCTCGTCATCTGGACCATCAAATCCTTCCCG ggggggaaggagcagctgaTGCGCGCCCACTTCGGGCTGCCCAGcgtggagaaggaggaagaggagggacgGCCGCCCATCTCCGTCCGCTTCGAGATCCCCTACTTCACTGTCTCGGGCATCCAG GTGCGGTACATGAAGATCATCGAGAAGAGCGGGTACCAGGCGCTGCCCTGGGTGCGCTACATCACCCAGAGTGGGG ACTACCAGCTCCGCACCAGCTAG
- the AP1M2 gene encoding AP-1 complex subunit mu-2 isoform X3, producing MAASALFILDLKGKPLISRNYKGDVGLGEIEHFMGLVLQREEEGALTPLLTHGKVHFLWIKHANLYLVATTKKNGNASLVYSFLYKVVEVFCEYFKELEEESIRDNFVIVYELLDELMDFGFPQTTDSKILQEYITQEGNKLETGKSRVPTTVTNAVSWRSEGIKYKKNEVFIDVIESVNLLVSANGSVLLSEVVGTIKLKVFLSGMPELRLGLNDRVLFELTGRGKNKSVELEDVKFHQCVRLSRFDNDRTISFIPPDGDFELMSYRLNTQVKPLIWIESVIEKFSHSRVEIMVKAKGQFKKQSVANGVEIAVPVPSDADSPKFKTSAGSARYLPERNLVIWTIKSFPGGKEQLMRAHFGLPSVEKEEEEGRPPISVRFEIPYFTVSGIQVRYMKIIEKSGYQALPWVRYITQSGDYQLRTS from the exons ATGGCCGCCTCCGCCCTCTTCATCCTGGACCTCAAGGGGAAG CCGCTGATCAGCCGCAACTACAAaggggatgtggggctgggggagatcgAGCACTTCATGGGGCTGGTGctgcagcgggaggaggagggggccctCACCCCCCTCCTGACCCACGGCAAGGTCCACTTCCTCTGGATCAAACACGCCAACCTCTACC tGGTGGCCACCACCAAGAAGAACGGCAACGCTTCCTTGGTCTACTCCTTCCTCTACAAGGTGGTGGAG GTTTTCTGTGAGTATTtcaaggagctggaggaggagagcatCCGCGACAACTTCGTCATCGTCTACGAGCTCCTGGACGAGCTGATGGACTTCGGCTTCCCGCAGACCACGGACAGCAAGATCCTGCAGGA GTACATCACGCAGGAGGGCAACAAGCTGGAGACGGGCAAGTCCCGCGTCCCCACCACGGTGACCAACGCCGTGTCCTGGCGCTCCGAGGGCATCAAGTACAAGAAGAACGAGGTCTTCATCGACGTCATCGAGTCGGTGAACCTGCTg GTGAGCGCCAACGGCAGCGTGCTGCTGAGCGAGGTGGTGGGCACCATCAAGCTGAAGGTTTTCCTCTCGGGGATGCCCGAGCTGCGCCTGGGCCTCAACGACCGCGTCCTCTTCGAGCTGACGGGAC gAGGCAAGAACAAGTCGGTGGAGCTGGAGGACGTGAAGTTCCACCAGTGCGTCCGACTGTCCCGCTTCGACAACGACCGCACCATCTCCTTCATCCCCCCCGACGGGGACTTCGAGCTCATGTCCTACCGCCTCAACACCCAG GTGAAGCCGCTCATCTGGATCGAGTCGGTCATCGAGAAGTTCTCCCACAGCCGCGTGGAGATCATGGTCAAG gcCAAGGGCCAGTTCAAGAAGCAGTCGGTGGCCAACGGGGTGGAGATCGCGGTGCCAGTGCCCAGCGACGCCGACTCCCCCAAGTTCAAGACCAGCGCAGGCTCTGCCAGGTACCTCCCGGAGAGGAACCTCGTCATCTGGACCATCAAATCCTTCCCG ggggggaaggagcagctgaTGCGCGCCCACTTCGGGCTGCCCAGcgtggagaaggaggaagaggagggacgGCCGCCCATCTCCGTCCGCTTCGAGATCCCCTACTTCACTGTCTCGGGCATCCAG GTGCGGTACATGAAGATCATCGAGAAGAGCGGGTACCAGGCGCTGCCCTGGGTGCGCTACATCACCCAGAGTGGGG ACTACCAGCTCCGCACCAGCTAG
- the AP1M2 gene encoding AP-1 complex subunit mu-2 isoform X1: MAASALFILDLKGKPLISRNYKGDVGLGEIEHFMGLVLQREEEGALTPLLTHGKVHFLWIKHANLYLVATTKKNGNASLVYSFLYKVVEVFCEYFKELEEESIRDNFVIVYELLDELMDFGFPQTTDSKILQEYITQEGNKLETGKSRVPTTVTNAVSWRSEGIKYKKNEVFIDVIESVNLLVSANGSVLLSEVVGTIKLKVFLSGMPELRLGLNDRVLFELTGRGKNKSVELEDVKFHQCVRLSRFDNDRTISFIPPDGDFELMSYRLNTQVKPLIWIESVIEKFSHSRVEIMVKAKGQFKKQSVANGVEIAVPVPSDADSPKFKTSAGSARYLPERNLVIWTIKSFPGGKEQLMRAHFGLPSVEKEEEEGRPPISVRFEIPYFTVSGIQVRYMKIIEKSGYQALPWVRYITQSGDYQLRTS, translated from the exons ATGGCCGCCTCCGCCCTCTTCATCCTGGACCTCAAGGGGAAG CCGCTGATCAGCCGCAACTACAAaggggatgtggggctgggggagatcgAGCACTTCATGGGGCTGGTGctgcagcgggaggaggagggggccctCACCCCCCTCCTGACCCACGGCAAGGTCCACTTCCTCTGGATCAAACACGCCAACCTCTACC tGGTGGCCACCACCAAGAAGAACGGCAACGCTTCCTTGGTCTACTCCTTCCTCTACAAGGTGGTGGAG GTTTTCTGTGAGTATTtcaaggagctggaggaggagagcatCCGCGACAACTTCGTCATCGTCTACGAGCTCCTGGACGAGCTGATGGACTTCGGCTTCCCGCAGACCACGGACAGCAAGATCCTGCAGGA GTACATCACGCAGGAGGGCAACAAGCTGGAGACGGGCAAGTCCCGCGTCCCCACCACGGTGACCAACGCCGTGTCCTGGCGCTCCGAGGGCATCAAGTACAAGAAGAACGAGGTCTTCATCGACGTCATCGAGTCGGTGAACCTGCTggtgag CGCCAACGGCAGCGTGCTGCTGAGCGAGGTGGTGGGCACCATCAAGCTGAAGGTTTTCCTCTCGGGGATGCCCGAGCTGCGCCTGGGCCTCAACGACCGCGTCCTCTTCGAGCTGACGGGAC gAGGCAAGAACAAGTCGGTGGAGCTGGAGGACGTGAAGTTCCACCAGTGCGTCCGACTGTCCCGCTTCGACAACGACCGCACCATCTCCTTCATCCCCCCCGACGGGGACTTCGAGCTCATGTCCTACCGCCTCAACACCCAG GTGAAGCCGCTCATCTGGATCGAGTCGGTCATCGAGAAGTTCTCCCACAGCCGCGTGGAGATCATGGTCAAG gcCAAGGGCCAGTTCAAGAAGCAGTCGGTGGCCAACGGGGTGGAGATCGCGGTGCCAGTGCCCAGCGACGCCGACTCCCCCAAGTTCAAGACCAGCGCAGGCTCTGCCAGGTACCTCCCGGAGAGGAACCTCGTCATCTGGACCATCAAATCCTTCCCG ggggggaaggagcagctgaTGCGCGCCCACTTCGGGCTGCCCAGcgtggagaaggaggaagaggagggacgGCCGCCCATCTCCGTCCGCTTCGAGATCCCCTACTTCACTGTCTCGGGCATCCAG GTGCGGTACATGAAGATCATCGAGAAGAGCGGGTACCAGGCGCTGCCCTGGGTGCGCTACATCACCCAGAGTGGGG ACTACCAGCTCCGCACCAGCTAG